In the Geobacter sp. FeAm09 genome, one interval contains:
- the lpxD gene encoding UDP-3-O-(3-hydroxymyristoyl)glucosamine N-acyltransferase, with protein MQQSKTLKEIADYLGGTVKGDETVRVGGLAPLETAGPDTITFLANPKYAAKVAETRAGAVLMVPGSEAYGRNAVEVANPYLGFAKLLTLFYTSPHPTLGILPGSSVGTGVTLGEGISIYPGACIGNNVTVGDRTVIHSGAVIYEGAVIGADCVVHANAVIRERCRLGKRVIIQPGAVIGSDGFGYAPDGRGYYRIPQIGIVVLEDDVEIGANTTIDRAALEVTLIKQGTKLDNLVQVAHNCQIGRDCMIVSQVGISGSTKVGDHVTLAGQVGVAGHLTIGDNVMVGAKSGIPNSLAANAGYSGYPAQPHKEWLKSMAVVANLPTLKKTVGSLEKRIAELEEQLKK; from the coding sequence ATGCAACAAAGCAAAACATTGAAAGAGATAGCCGACTACCTGGGAGGCACGGTCAAGGGGGACGAAACGGTGCGCGTTGGCGGACTTGCCCCCCTGGAAACGGCCGGTCCCGACACCATCACGTTTCTGGCAAACCCCAAATACGCCGCCAAGGTGGCGGAGACCAGGGCCGGAGCGGTGCTGATGGTACCCGGGAGCGAGGCTTACGGCCGCAACGCGGTCGAGGTGGCCAATCCGTACCTGGGATTTGCCAAGCTTCTGACGCTCTTCTACACATCCCCCCATCCTACGCTGGGAATCCTGCCCGGGTCGAGCGTGGGTACCGGCGTGACCTTGGGGGAGGGGATCAGTATCTATCCCGGCGCCTGCATCGGGAACAACGTCACCGTCGGCGACCGGACCGTCATCCACAGCGGCGCTGTCATCTACGAGGGTGCCGTGATCGGCGCCGACTGCGTGGTGCATGCCAATGCGGTCATCCGCGAACGTTGCCGTCTCGGCAAGCGGGTGATCATCCAGCCCGGTGCGGTCATCGGGAGCGACGGCTTCGGGTATGCCCCGGACGGACGCGGTTATTACCGGATTCCTCAGATCGGCATCGTCGTGCTGGAGGACGATGTGGAGATCGGCGCCAATACGACCATCGACCGGGCGGCCCTGGAAGTTACCCTGATAAAGCAGGGCACCAAGCTCGACAACCTGGTGCAGGTCGCTCACAACTGCCAGATAGGGCGTGATTGCATGATCGTCTCCCAGGTGGGGATATCGGGCAGCACCAAGGTCGGCGACCACGTGACCCTGGCCGGCCAGGTCGGGGTTGCCGGCCATCTGACCATCGGCGACAACGTGATGGTGGGGGCCAAGTCGGGGATACCCAACTCCCTGGCCGCCAATGCCGGCTACAGCGGCTATCCGGCACAGCCCCACAAGGAGTGGCTCAAATCCATGGCGGTGGTCGCCAACCTGCCGACCCTGAAGAAAACGGTCGGCAGCCTGGAGAAGCGCATCGCCGAATTGGAAGAACAACTGAAAAAATAA
- the fabZ gene encoding 3-hydroxyacyl-ACP dehydratase FabZ, with protein sequence MLMDVNEIMKILPHRYPFLMVDRIVELEHGKRCVGIKNVTINEPFFQGHFPGHPVMPGVLIVEAMAQVAGIMAYLASDDETKKKVSYFMSIDSAKFRKPVFPGDQLRIEIETTFNRRGIWGVDGKAFVGETLVTEAALKATFADKAA encoded by the coding sequence ATGCTAATGGACGTCAATGAAATCATGAAGATCCTTCCCCACCGCTACCCCTTCCTCATGGTCGATCGGATCGTTGAACTGGAGCACGGCAAGCGCTGCGTCGGAATCAAGAACGTTACCATCAACGAGCCCTTCTTCCAGGGGCACTTCCCCGGTCATCCGGTTATGCCCGGCGTGCTGATCGTCGAAGCCATGGCCCAGGTGGCCGGTATCATGGCCTATCTGGCGTCGGACGATGAGACGAAGAAAAAGGTCAGCTACTTCATGTCCATCGACAGTGCGAAGTTCAGAAAACCGGTGTTCCCGGGCGACCAACTGCGCATCGAGATCGAAACGACCTTCAACCGCCGCGGTATCTGGGGGGTCGACGGCAAGGCCTTCGTGGGCGAAACCCTGGTCACCGAGGCCGCCCTCAAGGCGACCTTTGCCGATAAAGCCGCATAA
- the lpxA gene encoding acyl-ACP--UDP-N-acetylglucosamine O-acyltransferase, giving the protein MIHPSAIIEPSAQLASDVEVGPYAIIGKQVTIGKGTKIGAHTVIGDWTEIGENNQIFHQASVGAPPQDLKYRGEETWTRIGDNNMIREFATIHRGTVSGHGETVVGNGNLFMAYSHVAHDCRIGNNVVMANVATLAGHVTVEDHVILGGLVAIHQFVTVGAHVMIGGGTLIGLDIPPYMIATSGKRDAKLRGLNLIGLKRRGFSDEAIGNLKKAYKTLFMAGLKLPDAISRIRAEVQECPEVDYLLAFIERSERGICRG; this is encoded by the coding sequence ATGATACACCCAAGCGCAATAATCGAACCGAGCGCACAGCTAGCGTCTGATGTCGAGGTAGGCCCCTATGCGATTATCGGCAAGCAGGTCACCATCGGCAAGGGCACCAAGATCGGCGCCCATACCGTGATCGGCGACTGGACGGAGATCGGCGAGAACAACCAGATCTTCCATCAGGCCTCGGTCGGTGCCCCCCCCCAGGACCTGAAATACCGGGGCGAAGAGACCTGGACCCGCATCGGCGACAACAACATGATCAGGGAGTTCGCCACAATCCACCGCGGCACGGTTTCCGGCCACGGCGAGACGGTGGTGGGCAACGGCAACCTCTTCATGGCCTACTCCCACGTGGCCCACGACTGCCGCATCGGCAACAACGTGGTCATGGCCAACGTGGCGACCCTGGCCGGGCATGTCACGGTGGAGGACCACGTCATCCTGGGCGGCCTGGTGGCGATACACCAATTCGTCACGGTCGGCGCCCACGTCATGATCGGCGGCGGCACCCTGATCGGCCTGGACATCCCGCCGTACATGATCGCCACCTCGGGCAAGCGCGATGCCAAACTGCGGGGGCTGAACCTGATCGGCCTGAAGCGGCGCGGGTTCTCGGACGAGGCGATCGGCAACCTGAAAAAGGCCTACAAGACCCTGTTCATGGCCGGCCTGAAGCTCCCCGACGCCATCAGCCGCATCAGGGCCGAGGTCCAGGAATGCCCTGAAGTGGACTACCTGCTGGCCTTCATTGAACGCTCCGAACGGGGGATCTGCCGCGGATGA